In one Populus nigra chromosome 12, ddPopNigr1.1, whole genome shotgun sequence genomic region, the following are encoded:
- the LOC133669637 gene encoding benzyl alcohol O-benzoyltransferase-like, which translates to MASSPSSLLFKVHRREPELIKPAKPTPLEFKLLSDIDDQEGLRVHIPVIQFYRHNPSVHGKDPVKVIREAIAKTLVFYYPFAGRLREGHNRKLMVECTGEGILFIEADADVTLEQFGDPLQPPFPCLEELLFDVPGSSGVLNCPLLLIQVSRLKCGGFLFALRLNHTMSDGPGIEQFMAAVGEMARGANAPSVPPVWERHVLNATDPPRVTCRHRAYEEVAGSKSSILTHDHLVHCSFFFSPSDITALRRLVPPHLSHCSTFEILTACLWICRTISLQPDPNEEMRVICLVNAREKFNPPLLPRGYYGNGFFLLAAVATAGELSQKPIGYALELVRKAKADMTEEYMRSTASLLVSKGRPLFTVPGTYIVSDLRRAGLEKVDFGWGNAIYAGTATTIDELGSFYIPFTNKKGEDGIVVLFCLPSPAVERFYKELEGMLKGELVSGGANSKLIVSSL; encoded by the exons ATGGCTTCATCACCCTCTTCTCTACTTTTCAAAGTTCACAGACGTGAACCCGAGCTGATCAAACCAGCGAAGCCCACCCCACTTGAGTTCAAACTGTTATCTGACATTGATGACCAAGAAGGGCTTCGAGTCCACATTCCAGTCATACAATTTTATCGCCACAATCCCTCAGTGCACGGGAAAGACCCCGTCAAGGTCATCAGAGAGGCAATTGCTAAAACATTAGTGTTTTACTATCCATTTGCCGGTAGGCTGAGGGAAGGGCATAACCGCAAGCTCATGGTGGAATGCACTGGCGAGGGTATCTTGTTTATAGAGGCTGACGCTGATGTTACACTTGAGCAGTTTGGTGATCCACTTCAACCTCCATTTCCTTGCTTGGAGGAGCTCCTCTTTGATGTTCCTGGCTCTAGCGGGGTGCTAAACTGCCCTCTGTTACTTATTCAG GTGTCACGGCTCAAGTGTGGTGGTTTTCTCTTTGCCCTCCGCCTCAACCATACCATGAGTGATGGCCCAGGAATAGAGCAATTCATGGCAGCGGTGGGTGAGATGGCCCGCGGAGCCAATGCCCCCTCTGTTCCTCCAGTGTGGGAAAGACATGTCCTTAATGCAACTGACCCACCTCGAGTTACATGCAGACACCGAGCGTACGAGGAGGTAGCTGGCTCCAAGAGCTCAATTCTTACACATGATCATCTGGTTCATTGTTCATTTTTCTTTAGCCCTTCAGATATAACTGCTCTTCGAAGATTGGTCCCACCTCACCTCAGCCATTGTTCTACTTTCGAAATATTAACGGCATGTCTTTGGATATGTCGGACCATTTCCCTCCAACCAGATCCTAATGAAGAAATGCGCGTAATTTGCCTCGTCAATGCACGTGAAAAATTTAATCCTCCATTATTACCAAGAGGTTACTATggtaatggtttttttcttctagcaGCAGTAGCAACTGCAGGGGAACTTTCGCAAAAGCCAATTGGATATGCTTTGGAGTTGGTAAGGAAGGCTAAGGCGGACATGACTGAGGAATACATGCGATCTACAGCATCTTTGCTGGTGAGCAAGGGAAGGCCTCTTTTTACTGTGCCAGGGACCTACATAGTTTCGGACTTGAGACGTGCGGGACTTGAAAAGGTAGATTTCGGATGGGGAAATGCTATATATGCTGGGACTGCAACAACCATCGATGAACTTGGAAGCTTTTATATTCCGTTTACAAATAAGAAAGGAGAAGATGGGATCGTAGTACTATTTTGCTTGCCATCTCCTGCTGTGGAAAGATTTTACAAGGAGCTTGAAGGCATGCTAAAGGGAGAGCTAGTTAGTGGTGGAGCAAATTCGAAGTTAATCGTATCTTCTTTATAA